GCAGTCAATTTTCTGAAATTAAGGTGCAAAAGATTCCAAAATGAAATAATCTCTCCCACAAAAAATGTCTTCAGGTAGAGAGTCCCGCATTCCTAATAGTATTAATGCCCCTCTTGGAACATGATAAGATGTACATCAAAGATTTAATTGGACATGGTCAAGGATGGCTTCTATCTCCAACAGAGCATGACAAACTGCAGATGTCCAGTTTTACCATCAACAAGGGTATCTTATCAGTTCTTTAAGCTCTCTGTGAATTCAACTTCACAAGCTTCTCAAACTTCTTCAACCTGCAATAGAATTAACAATATGAAATCAGCAATAAGGCCGATAAGAATATCTTGACCTTTCTCAGTTAACTAAAAGCTTAACCAAACATAAAGTCACCAATTTCAATACGTTGCATTTGCAAACAACATTTCACAAACCTAAAATGTAAAAGGACTTTCAACTTCAAATCTCAACAGATCTAAAGTTTTCCTACTAAAGCATTGTAAAATTGAGAAATGTGTCTACAAACTAAGTCACTAATAAAGCAAAATATTTTAATACGTCGTCCTTGTGTTCTCGAAGACTATATCAGCAAACTTCCCAAAAATCATGTGAGAATTTGGATAATAGGCTTCTATTGCTTCTGTTTTTCCAAGATTCCAATCATTTCATTTTCCAAAACTCAACTCTAGTACCAACTTCTCATGTATGTGCAAGTATCATATAAATGATTTGAAGGTCAGAGTCAGTGCAATATCCGTATTTCTTCAAAGATGCTAGTTCAAATTAGATCAACATCATTGAGAGGCAAAGAACCAACGTCTCAGTTGTAACCTGTGGCAAGCTCATCAACTCAAGAACAGCCTTCTTTGGAGTCAACTCATTGTCAATGATGCGAGCAACTGCAGTTAAAACTGGCATCTTTACATTGTACTTCTGGGCCAATGCAATAACAGCCCCTGCTGTAGATACACCTTCAGCAACCTAGAGAAGAAATTGCTTCATCAAGTTGATACTCTCTGGGTTTTGCTTCAATATCATTGTTAAGAATTGAATGACCTAATGGAAACCTGATTCATTGTACTCAATATGTCATCAAGCTTCTCTCCTGATCCAAGACGTAACCCAACTGTTCGATTTCTCGAAAGATTGACAAAACATGTAAGCATAATGTCACCAGTCCCTGATAATCCAGTAAGTGTTGTTGGCTTTGCTCCCATCTTCAAAAGAATACAAAAAAATTGTCACCTTTCAAATATAAAATCCTAGCAGCGATCAGAACAAAGAGAATAGGTGAGAATGTTATTGCAGTATACAAAAAGAATTACTGCAAGTTCAAATAATGACAAGACATGTTAATGTATCATATGTACCTTTGTTGCCAACCATCGGATCTCAGAACAACCCTGTGCCACAAGAGCTGACATACAATTATTTCCAAGATTCATTCCCTCTACAATGCCTGCTGCTATGGCAAGTACATTTTTCAGTGCACCTGCAATTTCCACTCCTGTAATATCGCTGAAGTATCACAAGTCATAAATTGAAGATTTACAAAACAAACTACAATGAATTATATGAAGAACCTAGTAATAGAATCTTCTTTCATATACACTAACTGAATAAGAGAACTATACAAACAGACATTATAATGAAGAAACAGCAGTGCAATCTTGATGCATGTACCTCTCCTTTTAAGCAAAAACCAAAAGTCTTGCTCATTCAGAGGAAGTTATGGTTGAAACTATTCACCAAGACGATGGTATACCAAAATTGTAAATTGATTCTTTACATTTAATCAAGAAAGTTAATCATTTTTATTAATTAGAATTCTATAATACAGAATACCAATATTTAACTGAATTTCATATCACCAGAGCATAAATGAAAAATACTGGAGTTTCTGATCACTTTCTTTTgcttaaaaaaaaacttattttactGTATTTGAATTGTCTTTAagtattagatttttttattcATGCTTGTCTCAAAGTTTGTTGTATAAGTTTCCAAAGATGGTAAATCAAATAACAGGCATAAAATGTACAAATACTCTACTGGCATCAATTCAGAGAAGCATCACAGTCATTACACGATATTGGAAACTAAGAATGCTTATTCACCTTGAGGAGCTAATCCTAAGATTTGGAGAGGCTAATAACTGTTGAGCTGCACTTGCTAACTTTTTGTCTTTTGATGCAACCACCATTGCTGCACCACAAAAGAAAGGACATCAGAAGACTCTTAGCTTCTGGAATGAAAAATAAATGCACAATGCATACATGAAATGGCAGGATTGCAGACTCATGTTTTACTGAAACATAATATATCATCATCTAAGAAGCACGGCATTTAATTGTCAATCAAATGGACTAGGAAACAAATATCATACCAGAGAATAAGCATAATGTTTATTTCACAGGCAATACCTGTTGGCATTTTCCTCATCAACTCTACTGCAAAGGAAGGCCCCGATAGCACTATAAAAGGTTGACGAGGATTTCCTAGTGCACGCGGAATGATTTGAGACATTGTCCTTAAAGTATTTAGTTCCAACCCTTTGCTAAGAGATATAAATGGCAAGTTCGGGTCAACATGTTGTGAAATGCCTCGAAGAAAGGATGAACTGAACTGCAAAAGATGGACTGGGTTACAAGTGTCAGAATTAGTAAGATCTTTGATTTAAAGTCCATTTTCATAGGCCAAATATATTATTCATGCAACATAGAAAATACTGATAATGAGACAAGTCCAGAAATTAGTCCTAAAGATATCAAGGTACCTGCACAGGAACAGCATGAAAGCAATAATCAGCTCCTAATAAAGCATCCTTGGCACTGGTCGTTGCAACAATATTTTCTGGCAATTTATGTTCTGGAAAATACTTGCTGTAGCAAGAGAGACAAAGGAAAAAAACATAGAACTATTATGAGTAGTTGCAACAATATTTTCTGGCAATTTATGTTCTGGAAAATACTTTCTGTAGCAAGAgagacaaaggaaaaaaaaaatagaactatTATGAGTAGAAGTACTTCTCTTCAGACAACAGTACACAGAACAAATCTATCAAAGCAGATGAAGGACACACTGTGATAAAAAGGCTCACCCTCTCGAAATCAAACTAACTATACATGAATTTTTTTAACAGTTGACCAAAGTAAAAGCTTTTCTCAGGGTATTAAAAGCAGCCCAATATATGGCTTCCCAGAGATCTTCAACCAAATTTTCCTTTGTTATAAGAAGGCCAGAACACCTATAGGTTCATGATATAGTAGTTTGGGCTAGAGTCATTTTTAAAATAAGCTATATCAAGCTATTAGGCATGTCAAATTACCTTAATATTCTACCCTATGAATTAATAAAACAGACATTACTATTAATTCTCGAGATTTAACCTTTACCTCCAGAACACACTAGAATTAAGATTTTAAGGAAAAAATCATTGTTGTCTACAATAAAATTTTAAAGCCAGGAAGAATAAACCCTGTGTTTCCGTTAGGCTGTATATTGTGAATGGATGAAGTTTTGCCTTTTCACACTAATTGCTCACTTTTACACTCAtgcttctccttcctcttttatgAGAACTACATTTGATAGTTTGCTACAACAGTTAAGTGTGACTTGAATAACATGAAGGATAGTGTTATGATCATGTCAGAGAACTTATGAGTTATGACAAGAGAAACTAAAAAAGCAACAAATCAAGTACAAACATTGGTAAGAAAACATGGCACTAAGCATCAAAATTCTTCCAAATTAGTAATCATCACTTCACCAACATGTATGAAAAAGGGGTAGTGTAGCTGCACTGTCTTCTTTCTCTCAACAATAAACATGGTGTTCCAATTTAAATGATCAATTTATGCAGGGTAATGTTACAAAGAATTCTCAGAAATTTTCACACAATGCACGGATGGTTTATCAAGAAGAACTCTTACCAATTAAAGTGTGTCTCATTGATAGCTCGACAAACATCACCATCCCTAAGAAGCATTGCGACTTCCATTTCAGCCTTCCTGCTCGCAACATGTGCTGCCATTGCTGTCCCAAAAGATCCCCCACCAAGAACCACAACCTAATCCCATCAAATTGCcatccaaaaacaaaaaaataaaataaaaataaaaaataaaaaaactttagttatTTTCACGACTAAAGATCAAACATATTGATCCAAACCCTAAATACCTTCTTGGTCCCCTCGAGGACGTCGCTCTTGGCTTTCGACCGCCACGACCGGGACCACCGGACCAGCTTCTCCCACGCGATCCTGACAGCCCTCCGGCGGTCTCTTCCACCCTCTTTACCATCTTGTCTGGAACTCAAGCTACGGCTAGGGCTTTCTTCATCGGGCTCCAGGTCTAGGGTTCCTGCGGCGCAGGGGCAAGggggagagagggagggagatgcGACGGGAAGCAGCGAGGGCTTGCGGTGGACCCGCAGCTTCCTCTCAGGCGGGGAAATGGATCGGCGAGGACCGGGAGAAGGTAGGATGAAGGAGAGAAGAGACGGCTCAGCGATGAGGGCAGCGGCCATTGATGGATGATCGCTCCTCTGCTGCGGGGCGACGATGGAGTTTTATCCGTTGCCGCGCGCGAGGGCCTCGATGTCTCTCCATTCTTCTTATATAGCGCATGAGGCAGTAAACAAGGCGGCTCTGCGGGCCGTGTAGGTGGATCCTTTTGTTTCTGTTGTTTTAACGGGCTCCCAGATAAAAATGTCCACTTTGTTTTTACAGGTTTACCCTATATTCCTGTTTTAGCGAAGAAGAATTACCTTTGCAACACTTGGGTGCTGATAAGGATCAGTCATGCCGCAATCTCGTACACGTGCAAAcaaattatttatcttttttctttttctttttttcacaggtttagcttATATTCTTTGTTTTACCAACGAAGAATACCTTTGCAATACTTTGCTACTGATAAAGATCAGTCATCCCGTAATCTCGTGCGCATGCAAAAAATTATCATCGCCACTCCGCCAAAATATAAACTCAGAACAAATACATGTTTGAACAAAACATTTTATTGTTAGTACATAAagataaaacatatatatataaactcgaAACGATTGGTATAAAAATGAACAAACCTGACAAGGCAGTAGGGGCCAAACAATCTACCGAACATCAAAATTCTTTCAGCACTCGATCAGCAGAATCTTGGAGAAAGCTAAAAGATGGTAAATTTTGGATTGGTGACAATGGTTACTGCCAAATTAGATTGGCGGAAATATTTACCCTTATCCTGATAACCGTAGAGGCAAATCAAATTGGAAAGCTCATTTGGACATGACCTAATTAATCTGAAATCATAATAGTTGACATGCTTCACATGATGGTAGCTACTACCACTGCAGAATAGTTGATACCTAACAAAGCCAAGTCAAGACAGCTTTAACAGATAGTAGTAACCAATAATTCAAAGATGAGCTTTAGTTGCATGCCAAGTAAAGGACAAAAAATGGCCAACACAAATTACATCCTCTGGAAGCCAAAATTTGAACATTTTCATACGTCTGCAAATTCTAAAATCACCATAATCCAGCTACTCGCCTGGCGTTACAGAAACTTTGAAAAGATTTAAGGCAAGGTTAAGAGACAGCGCGGAAAGCAGTCACTTCCCTTCAGAGTTGCCTTCACCAACCCATTCATCATATTCTGCGAACTAGAAGATCTTAGATTGTGATCTTGAAAGCCATAGATTATATGAATGTGTCAAAAGAATATAACACACTAGTATTATAGTGAAAACCTTGTGCTAACTAAATGTTCCTAAGGTGGGAAGATAGATCCAACTGACCTCCGTCACGCCCATTAACTCTCTGAGCTCTGTTCCACATTTGAGCCCTTGTTGTAATGATCGATTATGATTCTATAAGCATAGAAACCTGCCATCATGCCGCTATTCACCAAAACAAGATGGTTATTTCCTGAGGTAAGATACTAAAGCTGATTCTATGATAGAATAAAAGATTATCTGACAGGGGTTAAAAGCACTAATGTTATGAGAAGCATATTGAAGACACAACAGCAAATTCTGCAAGTATCAAAATTGATAAAAGCCAGTCCATTTGTCCCTTCAGCATGACCTAACTAATAAAAGAACAGAGGCATTGGCCTGAGTAGCTTAATATTATGAAGAGGTTACAAAAATTTTCTTGCTCGAAAGAAAAAGCCTTTCCAGACAAGATAAGAAAAAAAGTTGCTCAATATTTTGAAAAAGTGAGTGGTGACTCACATACCAACTGAAAGCTCAATCAACGCCTGACATGGAACTAATCAAGATATACCTAAAATCCTCAATAAATTAACAAAAAATTCACACACAAATCACTTGGATCACTAGTTTCCCCACAAATGATGTGGGTTCTGAAGGGGCCAACTGCCACCATTCATGATGTTGGTTTCTGCCAGATCTAAGATTCACCAGGATAGACAGTCCGTTATAATCCACACACTATAAATGATCATGTCTGAGCAAAACTTGGTGTGTGATGCTGCTAACACAATAAAAGTCATTTTGAATGGTTGACAGATTCATTGTGACTAAGATAAGGTGATAATTACTTTTATGAGTTTCAAAATATGACCATGTGATCAAATTATCTTGTTTACAGTAACAGAGATATGCAGCAAGCATACAAAAAAAAGGATCCACTTAAGATAGTTTGGAGTGTTAAAAGCATCCAACGGTTTTAACCTTTTTTAACTCAGGTAATTTTTCCAATCTTAGAAGAACACAACATATGACAAATGATATAGACAAGTTTTGCATACTAACCTGATAAGGAGCAGTAAAAGATTTGGAAATGATCCCCTCTGCATGgtaaaaattaaatcattaatactaccaaaattttgaaTCAATATCAGAAGAATATAAAATCAAAGTTAATGATGTTAGAACATCTTTCATTTGTGCATGACTAAAGGAACTTTTACCTGTGAACACAACAGCCACTGCCTGCAGAAGATAATAGCAGAAATTGCTGCATTACCAGAATCACTGTAAGCAGATGTGATTACAGAGAAACAGTATTGCAAAGAATAGTACATGGCAGATAACCAAGGACCAAAAAGAGATTTCAATAAACAAGTGACAGGAATGATTATTCATCTTGTTAGCAGCATATTTCCCTGATGCAAACGTCAGCATCTGAGCAACATCTATTGGATCTCTTTTGGACCTAGATCCCACCAAAGATCTGATAGCAACACCTTGATGCAACAATCCATAAACAGATCTGCAACTTGGAAACCCAAATTGAAGAGCATCTTAGCATCACAATGTTTTAATTGCTTCACGATGGCATATTGATGTGACATGTCTTTAGCATTATGAATCTCCATGTCTACACGAGATGGTCCAATTCAGATGAAGTCTATTAATCCCAAGTAACAGGCCATGGTTAGCCTACCTCCTGAGTCCTAATTCCATCATTTGCATCCAGCTTCTAAGATGCATATTACTTTTCTGCACCAA
Above is a genomic segment from Musa acuminata AAA Group cultivar baxijiao chromosome BXJ3-4, Cavendish_Baxijiao_AAA, whole genome shotgun sequence containing:
- the LOC103980461 gene encoding glycerol-3-phosphate dehydrogenase [NAD(+)], chloroplastic isoform X1, which produces MAAALIAEPSLLSFILPSPGPRRSISPPERKLRVHRKPSLLPVASPSLSPPCPCAAGTLDLEPDEESPSRSLSSRQDGKEGGRDRRRAVRIAWEKLVRWSRSWRSKAKSDVLEGTKKVVVLGGGSFGTAMAAHVASRKAEMEVAMLLRDGDVCRAINETHFNCKYFPEHKLPENIVATTSAKDALLGADYCFHAVPVQFSSSFLRGISQHVDPNLPFISLSKGLELNTLRTMSQIIPRALGNPRQPFIVLSGPSFAVELMRKMPTAMVVASKDKKLASAAQQLLASPNLRISSSSDITGVEIAGALKNVLAIAAGIVEGMNLGNNCMSALVAQGCSEIRWLATKMGAKPTTLTGLSGTGDIMLTCFVNLSRNRTVGLRLGSGEKLDDILSTMNQVAEGVSTAGAVIALAQKYNVKMPVLTAVARIIDNELTPKKAVLELMSLPQVTTETLKKFEKLVKLNSQRA
- the LOC103980461 gene encoding glycerol-3-phosphate dehydrogenase [NAD(+)], chloroplastic isoform X2 encodes the protein MAAALIAEPSLLSFILPSPGPRRSISPPERKLRVHRKPSLLPVASPSLSPPCPCAAGTLDLEPDEESPSRSLSSRQDGKEGGRDRRRAVRIAWEKLVRWSRSWRSKAKSDVLEGTKKVVVLGGGSFGTAMAAHVASRKAEMEVAMLLRDGDVCRAINETHFNCKYFPEHKLPENIVATTSAKDALLGADYCFHAVPVQFSSSFLRGISQHVDPNLPFISLSKGLELNTLRTMSQIIPRALGNPRQPFIVLSGPSFAVELMRKMPTAMVVASKDKKLASAAQQLLASPNLRISSSSDITGVEIAGALKNVLAIAAGIVEGMNLGNNCMSALVAQGCSEIRWLATKMGAKPTTLTGLSGTGDIMLTCFVNLSRNRTVGLRLGSGEKLDDILSTMNQVAEGVSTAGAVIALAQKYNVKMPVLTAVARIIDNELTPKKAVLELMSLPQVEEV